Proteins encoded together in one Coleofasciculus sp. FACHB-1120 window:
- a CDS encoding permease — translation MNQLHNAFTLFLSLLVEAMPFLLLGVLLSGLLMLWIDEGKLISVMPKNPILGAFVGSCAGFLFPVCECGNVPVARRLLMQGVPAPVAVGFLLAAPTINPIVIWSTWVAFRDQPEIVVLRVVFSLSIATIIASVFSVQSNLKPILQPAIACAIPQMQTQGAREDDTPTLLKSGTFWLGQPQPAMSAVGISGGMGQSITSKPLPFKLRMFLDNTVQELRELGGVLILGSAIAAAIQVLAPRELILSLGQGPITSILAMMGLAALVSICSTVDSFFALSFATTFTSGSLLAFLVFGPMIDLKGIGLMLSIFKPRAVFYLFGLAAQLTFIMTLLYTYFF, via the coding sequence ATGAATCAACTGCACAACGCTTTCACCTTATTTTTGAGTTTGCTGGTAGAGGCAATGCCTTTCTTACTGCTGGGGGTTTTGCTCTCCGGTTTGCTCATGTTGTGGATCGATGAGGGCAAGCTGATTTCTGTCATGCCGAAAAACCCTATTTTGGGGGCATTTGTAGGTAGTTGTGCGGGCTTTTTGTTCCCGGTGTGTGAGTGCGGCAACGTTCCGGTGGCGCGGCGGTTGCTGATGCAGGGAGTGCCTGCGCCCGTGGCAGTTGGATTTTTGCTAGCGGCACCGACCATTAATCCGATCGTGATCTGGTCAACCTGGGTAGCGTTTCGAGATCAGCCAGAAATTGTCGTGTTGCGGGTGGTATTTTCTCTATCAATCGCGACGATTATTGCCTCGGTTTTCAGCGTTCAGTCCAATCTGAAGCCGATACTACAACCCGCGATCGCTTGCGCCATACCTCAGATGCAAACTCAAGGGGCACGGGAAGACGACACTCCCACCTTGTTAAAATCCGGCACGTTTTGGCTGGGACAACCGCAACCAGCAATGAGCGCTGTTGGCATCTCCGGCGGGATGGGTCAATCGATTACGTCAAAACCCTTGCCTTTCAAGCTGCGGATGTTCCTTGATAATACAGTCCAAGAGCTGCGGGAATTGGGAGGCGTGTTAATTTTGGGAAGCGCGATCGCAGCGGCGATTCAGGTACTCGCTCCCCGCGAACTAATCCTCAGCTTGGGTCAGGGGCCAATCACCTCCATCCTTGCCATGATGGGATTAGCGGCTCTGGTGTCAATTTGTTCAACGGTCGATTCCTTTTTTGCCCTTTCCTTTGCCACAACATTTACCAGCGGCTCCTTGTTAGCCTTTCTGGTATTTGGCCCCATGATTGACCTCAAAGGCATCGGTTTGATGTTATCCATTTTCAAACCCAGAGCTGTGTTTTACCTGTTTGGTCTTGCAGCTCAGCTGACTTTTATAATGACTCTCTTGTATACGTACTTTTTCTAA
- a CDS encoding pentapeptide repeat-containing protein, translating into MQIHNFLDRYRQGERDFSYVDLSGASLGGVNLRDINLTGANLSGANLSWASLNQSKLIGACLRQADMRSVTLTGANLNQAILSRARMVKVDLRLATLQEADLNWAVLQEADLSGADLCRAKLDQINLENAKLNGTQLIEAELMEANLRRASLIGANLSGANLREAHLEAANLRDAVLVGTNLTEADLSAAYLRGANLTEADLHRSILIGADLSEAILNSADLSRVNLTGAYLLKASLRKAYLLRAILQDVYLLRADLSEANLRGADLRKADLSGAYLGDCTMSEANLGDAYLLESHLIRTNLDQAQLTGCCISNWHLEDVDLSKVECRYVFTRFNYATKKPTERFPIGRDFEPGEFGKDDSTGDAEGAEGATTIEVFLKEAPNWEALVFTLAQVQLDSPDLQLSIKSYQPQEEQYLLKLASSHFVNAKTLSQRVLQIYPEMLQLVESKRQAILDLLEIKVRPENPPVTLKVPPPPPPPLLPSPPPDYRLRIYQEVVKQIQLIILSQAPEQLVESVQRLLNFLKNEGISTEEIQKTMISQALVKRAKQDQTFQKQLLQWEKTADETVRFSMVGESLRLAIALIWPHLPQK; encoded by the coding sequence GTGCAAATACATAATTTCCTCGATCGGTACCGACAAGGAGAACGCGATTTCTCCTATGTAGACCTCAGTGGAGCCAGCCTCGGTGGGGTCAATCTCCGCGATATAAACTTAACCGGAGCTAACTTGAGCGGTGCCAACCTCAGCTGGGCTTCTCTGAACCAATCCAAGCTCATCGGTGCTTGCCTGCGCCAAGCCGATATGCGGAGCGTCACCCTCACAGGTGCCAATCTTAACCAGGCAATTTTGAGTCGCGCTCGGATGGTGAAAGTGGACTTGCGTTTAGCCACTCTCCAAGAAGCCGACCTCAACTGGGCGGTGCTTCAAGAAGCCGACTTGAGCGGTGCTGACTTATGTAGAGCGAAGCTGGATCAAATCAATCTCGAAAATGCCAAACTTAACGGCACTCAGTTAATCGAAGCCGAGTTAATGGAGGCAAATCTCCGTCGCGCTAGCTTGATTGGTGCAAACCTCAGCGGTGCAAATCTCCGGGAAGCGCATTTAGAAGCTGCGAATTTACGAGATGCGGTTTTAGTCGGCACTAACTTGACGGAAGCCGACCTCAGCGCTGCCTACCTACGGGGGGCAAATTTGACTGAGGCAGACTTGCATCGGTCAATTCTCATCGGTGCCGATTTGAGCGAAGCGATTCTTAATAGTGCTGACTTGAGTCGGGTGAATTTGACGGGAGCTTATTTACTCAAAGCCAGCTTGCGAAAAGCTTATTTACTCCGAGCGATCTTGCAGGATGTGTATTTGTTGCGTGCCGACCTGAGCGAGGCAAATTTACGTGGAGCGGATCTGCGGAAAGCTGATTTGAGCGGGGCATACCTGGGCGACTGCACGATGTCTGAGGCAAATTTGGGCGACGCCTATCTGCTAGAAAGTCATCTGATTCGCACTAATCTCGACCAGGCGCAATTGACCGGCTGTTGCATCAGTAACTGGCATCTTGAGGATGTCGATCTTTCTAAGGTGGAGTGCCGTTATGTTTTTACCCGGTTTAATTACGCGACTAAAAAACCGACTGAGCGCTTTCCAATCGGTCGGGATTTTGAGCCGGGGGAATTTGGCAAGGACGATAGCACCGGGGACGCGGAGGGTGCGGAGGGTGCCACTACCATAGAAGTTTTTTTGAAAGAAGCTCCGAATTGGGAAGCGCTGGTGTTTACTTTGGCTCAGGTGCAACTCGATTCTCCTGACTTGCAACTCAGTATTAAGTCTTACCAACCCCAGGAGGAGCAGTATCTGCTAAAACTGGCGTCGAGTCATTTTGTGAATGCGAAAACTCTGTCTCAACGAGTTTTGCAGATCTACCCGGAGATGCTCCAGTTGGTGGAGTCTAAGCGACAAGCGATCTTGGATCTGCTGGAAATCAAGGTTCGCCCAGAAAATCCACCTGTAACGCTGAAGGTACCGCCACCGCCACCGCCACCGTTACTACCGTCGCCTCCACCCGATTATCGGCTGCGGATTTATCAAGAGGTGGTGAAACAGATCCAACTGATTATCCTCTCCCAAGCGCCAGAGCAGTTGGTCGAAAGCGTGCAGCGGTTGTTGAATTTCCTGAAGAACGAGGGGATCTCGACCGAAGAAATCCAAAAGACAATGATTAGTCAGGCGCTGGTAAAGCGAGCAAAGCAAGACCAGACGTTCCAAAAGCAGTTGTTGCAGTGGGAGAAGACGGCGGATGAAACGGTGCGTTTTTCAATGGTGGGGGAGTCACTCCGGTTAGCGATCGCGCTCATTTGGCCCCACCTTCCGCAAAAATAG
- a CDS encoding TIGR03943 family protein, with amino-acid sequence MTNQPKIISQKFIIPALDVLALTAWGALLLKYWFTGQLYLLIHRDYFKFVVVTAICLLIMAALSAMQLMGKVLNNRKESRSVAVLQHITLFPPGWSSVLLLLTAIAGLLVAPRAFTSNTALDRGITDSLTLTRAQPQSFRSSTRPEERSLIDWVRTLNFNPEPDTYTGQKVKVKGFVVHPPKLSEQYLLISQFVITCCAADAYPVGLPVKLTQNRAAYAPDTWLEVEGEMMTETLEGKRQLTIKPNSLKKVEAPKNPYDY; translated from the coding sequence ATGACCAATCAACCAAAAATTATTTCTCAAAAATTTATAATTCCTGCTTTGGATGTCTTAGCACTAACCGCTTGGGGAGCCTTGCTCCTGAAATATTGGTTCACGGGTCAGTTATACCTGCTGATTCACCGAGATTACTTTAAATTTGTCGTTGTCACTGCCATCTGCTTGTTAATTATGGCGGCGTTGAGCGCTATGCAACTGATGGGGAAAGTGTTGAATAACCGGAAGGAAAGTCGGTCGGTGGCAGTTCTTCAGCACATCACCCTATTTCCTCCCGGTTGGAGCAGTGTATTGTTGCTGTTGACGGCAATCGCCGGTTTATTGGTTGCCCCCCGCGCATTTACCTCAAACACAGCGCTCGATCGGGGGATTACGGACTCTTTGACCTTGACACGAGCGCAACCCCAATCATTTCGCTCTTCAACAAGACCGGAAGAGCGATCGCTCATCGACTGGGTACGGACACTCAACTTCAACCCAGAACCCGATACCTACACGGGTCAGAAAGTTAAAGTGAAGGGATTTGTCGTTCATCCCCCAAAACTCTCCGAGCAATATCTGTTAATTTCGCAATTTGTGATTACCTGCTGTGCCGCAGATGCTTATCCCGTGGGACTTCCGGTAAAACTCACTCAAAACCGGGCAGCTTATGCGCCTGATACTTGGTTAGAAGTTGAAGGTGAGATGATGACCGAAACTCTAGAAGGCAAACGCCAACTCACCATCAAGCCAAATTCCCTTAAAAAAGTAGAAGCACCGAAGAACCCGTATGATTATTAG
- a CDS encoding acyltransferase family protein, whose translation MRLTSLDVFRGIAIAGMILVNQAGVADQVYPFLKHAEWHGCTLADLVFPFFLFIVGGAMTFSLSKYAEGNRPTAAVYRRILRRAAILFALGLLLNGFWNYDVSTIRIMGVLQRISLAYLLAALIVLKVPRKGQWVLAALVLIGYWVAMSFIPVPDFGAGVLTREGNFGAYIDRLIIGTAHLYKGDNFNSMGDPEGLFSTLPAVVTVLTGYFTVDWIRTQAVHSRTSIGLVLFGIACLAAGWAWGLAFPINKKLWTSSFVLFTTGGALLLLAACYEVMEVRKFRRWGKPFEVMGLNAIFAFVASVLLIKILAKTHVGTGETAPTTYNWIYENVFLSWAGAMNASLLFAIVTLLFWWAVLYAMYRQKWFLKI comes from the coding sequence ATGCGCTTGACTTCGCTCGATGTATTTCGAGGTATTGCCATTGCGGGAATGATTTTAGTTAATCAGGCAGGAGTTGCCGACCAAGTATATCCTTTCCTGAAACACGCAGAATGGCACGGCTGCACCCTCGCAGATTTGGTATTTCCCTTCTTTCTATTTATTGTCGGTGGGGCAATGACCTTTTCCCTTTCAAAATACGCGGAAGGGAACCGCCCTACAGCCGCTGTTTATAGACGAATTTTACGCCGAGCGGCGATTCTTTTTGCTCTCGGTTTGCTGCTGAACGGCTTCTGGAATTATGACGTCAGCACCATCCGCATCATGGGCGTCTTGCAGCGGATTAGCCTTGCCTACCTGCTGGCTGCTCTAATCGTTCTTAAGGTGCCACGTAAAGGACAGTGGGTACTCGCAGCACTGGTACTCATTGGGTATTGGGTGGCGATGTCTTTTATCCCAGTTCCCGATTTTGGCGCTGGTGTCTTAACGCGGGAAGGTAATTTTGGGGCTTATATTGACCGCTTAATAATTGGCACAGCGCATCTATATAAGGGAGATAATTTCAACTCAATGGGAGATCCTGAAGGTCTTTTCAGCACTCTTCCAGCGGTTGTCACTGTCCTCACCGGCTACTTTACGGTTGACTGGATACGCACCCAAGCAGTACACTCGCGCACCAGTATCGGTTTGGTCTTGTTTGGCATTGCTTGCCTAGCCGCTGGATGGGCGTGGGGGTTAGCGTTCCCGATCAACAAGAAACTGTGGACAAGTTCTTTCGTTCTTTTCACTACTGGTGGGGCATTGCTGTTGCTGGCAGCTTGTTATGAAGTGATGGAAGTGCGGAAGTTCCGCCGCTGGGGGAAGCCGTTTGAGGTTATGGGGTTAAACGCTATCTTCGCGTTCGTCGCCTCAGTTCTGCTGATTAAAATCCTGGCTAAAACCCACGTCGGAACCGGCGAAACTGCCCCAACTACCTACAACTGGATATATGAGAATGTCTTTCTGTCTTGGGCGGGAGCAATGAACGCCTCTTTATTGTTTGCCATCGTGACATTGTTGTTCTGGTGGGCGGTTCTGTACGCAATGTATCGCCAAAAGTGGTTTTTGAAAATTTGA
- a CDS encoding ADP-ribosylglycohydrolase family protein, which translates to MPLQKAGSIIGCILGTAVGDAIGLPYEGLSKQRQHRLYPQINSHHFFFGKGMVSDDTEHTCMVAQALIVAAGDVQIFAKQLSWKLRFWLLGLPAGIGYATLKAILRLWLGFPYDRAGIFSAGNGPAMRSAIIGVCYGDDIQKLREFVRVSTRITHTDPKAEYGALAVAIASYLSSHQSSVSPQKYYRTLENILGTEAGEFLQLIKKACDSADAQESTESFAAHMGLGTGVTGYIYHTVPVVIYAWLRYQQDYQTAILEIVRCGGDTDTTAAILGGIIGASVGKAGIPSLWLDGLWEMPRNINWMEILGRRLTEVSERGVEQRALFLPVPNLFLRNLFFMLVVILHGFRRLLPPY; encoded by the coding sequence ATGCCCCTTCAAAAAGCAGGCTCAATCATTGGCTGTATACTCGGAACTGCTGTAGGTGATGCTATCGGACTCCCTTACGAAGGCTTATCCAAACAACGACAACATCGCCTTTATCCTCAAATAAACAGCCACCATTTCTTCTTTGGTAAAGGCATGGTCTCCGATGATACGGAACACACCTGCATGGTTGCTCAAGCTTTAATCGTTGCGGCTGGGGATGTCCAGATATTTGCGAAACAACTGTCTTGGAAATTACGCTTCTGGTTACTGGGTCTACCAGCAGGTATCGGATACGCTACCTTAAAAGCTATTTTGAGGCTTTGGCTAGGATTTCCCTACGATCGCGCTGGTATCTTCTCCGCCGGAAATGGTCCCGCAATGAGAAGCGCAATCATTGGCGTCTGTTATGGGGATGACATCCAAAAATTACGGGAATTTGTCAGAGTATCCACCCGCATCACCCATACCGATCCAAAAGCAGAATATGGGGCTTTGGCAGTAGCGATCGCATCCTATCTATCTAGCCACCAATCCTCTGTTTCTCCCCAAAAATACTATCGCACTCTTGAAAATATCCTAGGAACAGAGGCTGGTGAATTCTTGCAGCTAATTAAAAAAGCTTGCGACAGCGCCGATGCCCAAGAAAGTACAGAATCCTTTGCTGCTCACATGGGGTTGGGCACAGGCGTTACTGGCTATATTTATCACACTGTGCCAGTGGTAATTTATGCCTGGTTGAGATATCAGCAAGATTATCAAACCGCCATCCTAGAAATTGTTCGTTGCGGCGGGGATACAGATACCACAGCGGCAATTTTAGGCGGAATTATCGGGGCATCTGTCGGCAAAGCTGGCATTCCCTCCCTGTGGCTTGATGGTCTTTGGGAAATGCCGAGAAATATTAATTGGATGGAAATATTGGGAAGGAGATTAACTGAGGTTTCTGAGCGGGGTGTAGAACAACGAGCATTGTTTCTGCCCGTACCTAATCTTTTCCTGAGGAATCTGTTTTTCATGCTTGTGGTCATCTTGCATGGATTCCGTAGGTTATTGCCACCCTATTGA
- the sipA gene encoding regulatory protein SipA, with the protein MSKEFVIGERVRVVTLPPYVKTAEPMPMLRPPDVIQLGEEGVVVDRRPGGYWSVRFARGVFLLDNQFIESVQAIANTESEAEATDERSHNVPLEQKYIVDPS; encoded by the coding sequence ATGTCTAAAGAATTTGTAATTGGTGAGCGAGTCCGTGTAGTAACGTTGCCGCCTTACGTTAAAACAGCGGAACCGATGCCAATGCTGCGTCCTCCTGATGTGATTCAGCTTGGGGAAGAGGGTGTCGTTGTTGATCGGCGTCCAGGGGGATATTGGAGCGTCCGTTTTGCCAGAGGAGTTTTTCTGCTGGATAACCAGTTTATAGAATCTGTGCAGGCGATCGCGAATACCGAATCAGAGGCAGAGGCAACTGATGAGCGATCGCACAACGTACCACTGGAGCAAAAATATATCGTTGACCCCAGCTGA
- a CDS encoding nucleoside deaminase — MKPEYFMKLALEEARIGDAPYGAVIVKDNQVIIKAHNTVKTDNDPTAHAELNAIRRLTTRIKNSSLEGYTLYTNCEPCPMCTTVCVWAGISEIFFGASIQDLIEAGVSQINLPSEEIIAKGFKEIKVTKGLLKEESLQLFNP; from the coding sequence ATGAAACCAGAATATTTTATGAAACTAGCACTGGAAGAAGCAAGGATTGGAGATGCTCCTTACGGTGCAGTGATTGTTAAAGATAATCAAGTAATTATCAAAGCCCACAATACTGTTAAGACAGATAATGACCCCACTGCCCATGCAGAACTTAACGCGATTCGCCGTTTAACCACAAGAATCAAAAATTCTTCTTTAGAAGGTTATACCTTGTATACAAATTGCGAACCGTGTCCAATGTGTACAACAGTTTGTGTGTGGGCAGGAATATCTGAAATATTTTTTGGAGCTTCAATTCAAGACTTAATTGAGGCTGGCGTTTCCCAAATCAATCTACCTAGTGAAGAAATTATTGCAAAAGGATTTAAGGAAATAAAAGTAACCAAAGGACTTTTAAAAGAAGAATCTCTGCAATTATTCAATCCTTAA
- a CDS encoding sirohydrochlorin chelatase has protein sequence MPSINSTDLMGLKSPTPQSIQLPPLPLRRPLLMVGHGTKDEDGRQSLLDFAAAYQGLDTSRPVLPCFLELTTPTIQEGVDRCVEEGYTELSVLPILLFAARHNKFDVTNELDRARVRHPQVKFYYGRHFGITPGILDLWRSRLSELDQPQYNRSETVLLFVGRGSSDPDANSDVYKLARILWEGSGYATVETCFIGITHPRLEEGFRRARLYEPKRIIVLPYFLFTGVLVKKIFDITAQQQEQYPDISMTCLPEMGIHPQLLSVLREREIETQLGQVQMNCEMCKFRIAANSNSNGHTPAHDHSHHGHGHGHGHSHDHAHPAEDPYRNVEQYHQKIWQAP, from the coding sequence ATGCCTAGTATAAATTCAACCGACCTCATGGGACTGAAATCCCCTACTCCCCAGTCGATTCAATTGCCGCCGCTACCTTTGCGCCGTCCGTTGTTGATGGTTGGTCATGGCACCAAAGATGAGGATGGACGGCAGAGTCTTCTAGATTTTGCTGCCGCGTATCAAGGTTTAGACACGTCGCGTCCTGTTTTACCTTGTTTTCTAGAACTCACTACCCCCACGATACAGGAGGGGGTGGATCGCTGTGTAGAAGAGGGTTATACGGAACTCTCGGTGTTGCCGATTTTGCTATTTGCAGCTCGACACAATAAGTTTGATGTTACGAATGAGTTAGACCGAGCAAGGGTTAGACATCCCCAGGTGAAGTTTTACTATGGGCGTCATTTTGGGATTACGCCAGGGATTTTGGATTTGTGGCGATCGCGTCTTTCGGAATTAGACCAACCCCAGTACAATCGCTCAGAAACGGTACTGCTCTTTGTCGGTCGCGGTTCTAGCGATCCTGACGCTAACAGCGATGTTTATAAGCTTGCCCGGATTTTGTGGGAAGGTAGCGGCTACGCCACCGTTGAAACTTGCTTTATCGGCATTACCCATCCCCGTCTGGAAGAAGGGTTTCGCCGTGCTAGACTCTACGAGCCTAAACGCATTATCGTCTTGCCGTACTTCCTATTTACCGGAGTCTTAGTTAAAAAGATTTTCGACATCACCGCGCAACAGCAGGAGCAATACCCGGATATTTCCATGACTTGCCTGCCCGAAATGGGCATTCACCCTCAGTTGTTGTCTGTATTAAGAGAACGAGAAATTGAGACGCAGTTGGGGCAAGTGCAAATGAATTGCGAAATGTGCAAATTCAGGATAGCAGCCAATAGCAATAGTAACGGGCACACTCCCGCCCACGATCATTCTCATCATGGGCATGGGCATGGGCATGGGCATAGTCACGATCATGCTCACCCTGCTGAAGATCCCTACAGAAATGTAGAGCAATATCATCAAAAGATTTGGCAAGCGCCTTGA
- a CDS encoding GxxExxY protein yields the protein MNEEERRMMRQLDGEVERLAYDAIGAAIEVHRLLGPGFLEKVYQGSLEVEFRLRGIPCQPQKPVPVKYKGCTVGENVLDFLVGDVLVVELKAVESLTSLHSAQVISYMKVTGCQLGLLINFNVHILKEGIKRIILSS from the coding sequence ATGAACGAGGAAGAAAGAAGAATGATGAGGCAGTTAGATGGAGAGGTGGAGCGGTTGGCTTATGATGCGATTGGTGCGGCGATTGAGGTGCATCGGTTGTTGGGACCAGGGTTTTTGGAGAAGGTTTATCAGGGATCTTTAGAGGTGGAGTTTCGGTTGCGGGGGATACCTTGTCAACCTCAGAAGCCAGTCCCAGTGAAATATAAGGGTTGTACGGTTGGCGAGAATGTCTTAGATTTTCTGGTTGGCGATGTTCTAGTTGTGGAATTAAAAGCAGTTGAGTCCTTAACTTCTCTTCATTCTGCCCAAGTTATTTCCTACATGAAAGTAACTGGTTGTCAACTCGGCTTACTAATTAACTTCAACGTTCACATCCTCAAAGAAGGCATTAAACGCATCATTCTCTCTTCTTAA
- a CDS encoding lysophospholipid acyltransferase family protein, producing MGSRGSDDKTAGHQFDGWSLEERNPDVIKAWMPVWEWFYRHYFRVQTDGWHHMPPEGKALIVGSHNGGLASPDTSMFLYDWFRRFGYERLAYGLMHPSAWKTPIFAVPAAQVGALIAHPKVAMAALQKGASVLVYPGGAEDMFRPYNQRYQIHLAGRKGFIKLALREEAPIVPIISHGAHETLIVLADFYQQVRQLHEWGFPWKLDADTGVFPLYLGLPWGVAIGPIPNFPLPVQIHTRVLAPIVFERYGRAAASDRAYVNACYEKVCTQMQLALDRLVLEVSAGQSSAP from the coding sequence ATGGGTAGCAGAGGCAGTGACGACAAAACGGCCGGTCATCAGTTTGATGGTTGGTCGCTAGAAGAGCGAAATCCCGATGTGATTAAAGCTTGGATGCCGGTATGGGAATGGTTCTACCGCCACTATTTTCGGGTTCAAACGGATGGCTGGCATCATATGCCCCCCGAAGGGAAGGCACTAATTGTCGGTTCCCATAACGGAGGCTTGGCTTCGCCGGATACCTCGATGTTTTTGTATGACTGGTTCCGTCGGTTTGGCTACGAACGATTAGCTTATGGACTCATGCATCCGTCTGCTTGGAAAACTCCCATCTTCGCAGTGCCCGCTGCCCAGGTAGGGGCGCTGATCGCGCATCCGAAAGTAGCGATGGCTGCCCTTCAGAAGGGTGCATCTGTACTCGTCTATCCTGGCGGGGCGGAGGATATGTTCCGTCCTTACAACCAGCGTTATCAAATTCATCTTGCAGGGCGAAAGGGGTTTATCAAACTGGCACTGCGGGAAGAAGCGCCAATTGTGCCGATTATTTCTCATGGTGCCCACGAGACGCTGATTGTTCTAGCAGATTTCTACCAGCAGGTGCGACAACTGCATGAATGGGGCTTTCCCTGGAAGTTAGATGCTGACACAGGTGTCTTTCCACTTTATTTAGGGTTGCCTTGGGGGGTGGCAATTGGCCCGATCCCGAATTTTCCGCTGCCCGTGCAAATTCATACCCGTGTCCTCGCCCCGATTGTGTTTGAACGCTATGGTCGTGCAGCAGCGAGCGATCGCGCTTATGTGAATGCTTGCTATGAAAAAGTTTGTACCCAGATGCAACTTGCACTAGACCGTTTGGTTCTAGAAGTTAGCGCGGGGCAATCATCGGCACCCTAA
- a CDS encoding endonuclease/exonuclease/phosphatase family protein: MRSLNKNSHNHLFIKLIPYLLFLGILGITLLSLLSLVGWNIFLEQLSHFKLQYLIVGLVLFALLLLTRKKLLILISLFCISLLLAEILPWYISLSPKPGNNIESIRILSSNLNTQNKSYSKILSVVRKEKPEIAVFLEVNDAWIKQLDSLLDILPYSIKKPNPYNLGIAVYSKQPLTNASINLFGTDKNNSIVGNFTMNGQLISLIATHPLPPVKPTFFHSRNQQLDKISQYIQKLKTPVVMVGDLNITMWSPYYKRFINKTGLHNAQKGFGILPSWPTKASYSQTLPPFSFVLAIPIDHCLISPEIKVKNIRTGSNVGSDHRPLIADLVISQEKK, encoded by the coding sequence ATGCGATCGCTGAATAAAAATTCCCACAACCATCTCTTCATCAAGCTAATTCCCTATTTATTATTCTTGGGGATTTTGGGGATAACGCTGCTTTCTTTGCTTAGCTTAGTTGGCTGGAATATCTTTTTAGAACAGCTTTCTCACTTTAAACTGCAATATCTCATTGTAGGGTTAGTGTTATTTGCCTTACTCTTACTGACTCGCAAAAAACTCTTAATCTTGATTAGCCTATTTTGTATTTCTCTACTTTTGGCCGAGATACTCCCTTGGTATATTTCTCTATCGCCAAAACCGGGGAATAATATTGAATCTATCCGAATTTTAAGCTCTAATCTGAATACGCAAAATAAAAGCTATTCAAAAATATTGTCTGTCGTTAGAAAAGAAAAACCAGAAATTGCTGTCTTTTTAGAAGTTAACGACGCTTGGATAAAACAATTAGATTCTCTTCTTGATATTCTTCCCTACTCTATTAAAAAACCTAATCCTTATAATCTAGGTATCGCCGTTTATAGTAAGCAGCCTCTCACCAACGCTTCTATCAATCTTTTTGGGACAGATAAAAATAATAGTATTGTTGGCAACTTTACGATGAACGGACAATTGATTTCCCTGATTGCCACTCATCCGCTACCGCCCGTCAAACCTACCTTCTTTCATTCTCGGAATCAACAGCTAGACAAAATCAGCCAATATATACAAAAATTGAAAACCCCAGTTGTAATGGTTGGGGATTTAAATATAACTATGTGGTCTCCTTATTACAAAAGATTTATCAATAAAACTGGGCTGCATAATGCCCAGAAAGGATTTGGGATTCTACCGAGTTGGCCGACAAAAGCTTCCTATTCCCAAACTCTCCCACCTTTCTCTTTTGTATTAGCCATTCCTATCGATCATTGTTTAATCAGTCCGGAAATTAAAGTTAAGAATATTCGCACTGGGTCAAATGTTGGTTCAGACCACCGACCTTTAATTGCAGACTTGGTAATTTCACAGGAAAAGAAATGA